CATCTCCTGGAAGCGATGAACGTGACCGAGCGCGACATAGGCGTATCTCCGATCCGCCACCGCCGCCAGCGGCGCCAGGGGCTCGGCTCCGCTGACGAGGTTGATCTCGGAGCCGATCATCGCCCCTTCAACCCCGACATGCGCGGCCAGGATCATCGGCGAGAACTCGCCCGCGGCCTGTGCCAGTTCTTCCAGCTTGCGGGTCAACCGGCGCGACAGCGCGCGGCGCAGCGCATCAGCATCTAGCCGCCGATCGTCGTCCTCCAGCAGCGCCGCCCGGGGCAGTGCCGGAAAGCAAGCGCAGCGCACGACTCCCGACCGGGTCTCGACATCCAGCACTTGCGGCTGGCGCACGACCGTCACCCCCGGCACCTCCAGCGCCGAGAACACGTCGAGCGAGCTCGCCTTGGCGGGCAGCGCCGGCAGGTCATGGTTGCCCGCCAGCAGCAGCACGGCGACGCCCTGGCTCGCCAGCCGGTGAATGCGCCGGGCGAACTCGCGCTGATGGGTGGGGTTGGGCTCGCGGCTGCGGTAGGCATCGCCGACGAAGAGCACCAGGTCCGCCTTGCGCTCGAGCGCGCACTCCACCGCCGTGTCGAAGCAGCGCAGGAAGTCGAGCAACCGCGAGTTAAGGCCGGTGCGGGGGTCGGGGCGGCCGTAGTTCTCGGTGCCGAGGTGGAGGTCAGCGAGGTGGAGCAGCCTCATGGGGTCATTCTATCAGCCGCCTGATGGAGCGTCAAACGGCCGACAAGCGCCGCGCGTGGCAGCAGTCTCGGCCAACCGGCAGCGCCCCGCCGTCGGTGGCGGCGGGTCAGGCCGGGACCGGCTCGTCGGCCGCAAGCTTCGCGTTTTCCCCCGGGTTGACGCGAATATACAGCGCCTCCGCGTCGGCGACGACGGCACCGTCGGGCAGGCGCGCCTCGGCGGTGGTGCGGATGATGCGCGCGCCGGT
This genomic stretch from Armatimonadota bacterium harbors:
- a CDS encoding exonuclease SbcCD subunit D gives rise to the protein MRLLHLADLHLGTENYGRPDPRTGLNSRLLDFLRCFDTAVECALERKADLVLFVGDAYRSREPNPTHQREFARRIHRLASQGVAVLLLAGNHDLPALPAKASSLDVFSALEVPGVTVVRQPQVLDVETRSGVVRCACFPALPRAALLEDDDRRLDADALRRALSRRLTRKLEELAQAAGEFSPMILAAHVGVEGAMIGSEINLVSGAEPLAPLAAVADRRYAYVALGHVHRFQEMRTAAPPVVYCGSPERVDFGEEGQEKGFVVVDIEDGGTAYEFVRTPARRFVTIDVAVTGADATAEVEAAVARADIADAVVRLRVSMEQNQPLDDDRLRAAVQAASLALPISKHVREAAAPRAPGLAERMTDPLAALDEYLKLRQVSAARGPALRAKAEALLAALRHETEAVFAPAEQEPPAPTDGSNP